The following coding sequences lie in one Pontibacter sp. G13 genomic window:
- a CDS encoding alpha-L-fucosidase codes for MRLFSYFLILTMSVWLIACETIPVDSSEASSLQSLKSAFIDQRFGMFICYNIMSYGANWGEANYPIDGFNPRELDAQQWANAAISANMKFGLLTAKHHEGFCLWDSKYTEYDVAGTPYRKDIVRQFVDAFRSHGLGVGLYFSIWDSTHEIDRGQITPEKLTIVKGQISELLTQYGQIDYFVIDGWFWRMGHREDVQYQEIRDLIKSLQPHCLITEHTHIQAPYHADIPYFEGPFGAFPQEGNTMASALGHCSIQGNGWFWGERTPTGMKRNDGVDSILTKLRACEERYCNFMLNCMPNRQGLLDTIYLDLLADIGQKWSPNENRLPLPDQGPAIGKSVPILDARASSGHADFLIESAKIGGKNYYDWEAEPGFPQNIVLDLGVEHQAVDLLTIVHKHRCKPFPEQALPDGNILRVIVSVSSDGLHFEEIAQERWTAPSSFRAVSFEATRQRFLKIEILDAVCGQAIINDLEVGLAG; via the coding sequence ATGAGACTATTTTCCTACTTTCTTATCCTGACAATGTCCGTTTGGCTCATCGCCTGTGAAACTATTCCTGTCGATTCATCCGAGGCATCATCGCTCCAATCCCTCAAATCAGCTTTCATTGATCAACGCTTCGGGATGTTCATCTGCTACAACATCATGTCCTATGGGGCGAATTGGGGTGAAGCGAACTATCCCATCGATGGATTCAATCCTCGGGAACTGGATGCTCAGCAGTGGGCAAATGCGGCTATTTCCGCCAATATGAAATTTGGCTTGCTTACGGCGAAGCACCACGAAGGATTTTGTCTGTGGGACTCCAAGTATACGGAATACGATGTAGCAGGAACTCCCTACCGCAAAGATATTGTGCGGCAATTTGTCGATGCTTTTCGGAGCCATGGATTGGGCGTAGGGCTGTATTTTTCGATTTGGGACAGTACCCATGAAATTGACCGAGGGCAGATCACGCCAGAAAAACTCACGATAGTTAAAGGTCAAATCTCCGAATTGCTCACCCAGTATGGACAGATCGACTATTTTGTGATAGATGGTTGGTTTTGGCGAATGGGCCATCGGGAAGATGTTCAGTATCAGGAAATTCGGGATTTGATCAAGTCGCTACAACCCCATTGCCTGATCACGGAACACACGCATATTCAGGCTCCTTATCACGCTGATATTCCCTATTTCGAAGGGCCGTTTGGAGCATTTCCCCAAGAAGGAAACACGATGGCCTCGGCACTTGGGCATTGTAGCATTCAAGGCAATGGATGGTTTTGGGGAGAACGAACTCCAACTGGAATGAAACGAAACGATGGCGTGGATTCAATCCTGACCAAGCTCCGTGCATGTGAAGAACGCTACTGTAATTTCATGCTCAACTGCATGCCCAATCGACAAGGATTGCTCGACACGATCTATCTGGATCTGCTGGCGGATATTGGTCAGAAGTGGAGCCCTAACGAAAATCGTCTCCCATTACCTGATCAAGGCCCTGCCATCGGAAAATCCGTTCCGATCCTCGATGCACGTGCAAGTTCTGGTCATGCGGACTTCCTCATTGAATCAGCTAAGATAGGCGGCAAAAACTACTACGATTGGGAAGCAGAGCCGGGTTTTCCCCAAAACATTGTACTGGATTTGGGAGTGGAACATCAGGCGGTTGATCTATTGACGATCGTTCACAAACACCGATGCAAGCCTTTTCCAGAGCAAGCATTGCCAGATGGGAATATTCTGAGGGTAATCGTTTCAGTCAGCTCCGATGGCCTACATTTTGAGGAGATCGCCCAAGAGCGTTGGACGGCACCCTCAAGCTTCAGGGCTGTATCCTTTGAGGCCACCAGACAGCGTTTCCTCAAAATTGAAATTCTGGATGCAGTATGCGGACAAGCCATCATCAATGATTTGGAAGTGGGCTTGGCAGGGTAG
- a CDS encoding DUF3604 domain-containing protein has product MNRLICCLIFLSLLGCQKDSSPKSSSSDSPSRTESATPSGYPTEVYFGDTHLHTEYSMDAGAFGNTLGLDEAYQFAKGQEVTSSTGLKAKLSRPLDFLVIADHSDGMGVYQALEKGDDWVMGTNQGKRWNKLIQDGDGPTAAVELIKAFSQGEMEFDVNQQELQESVWAEMVNAAETYNEPGTFTAFIGYEWTSLIKGNNLHRVVIYRDGKAEAIQKIPANTNANDTPDPEYLWNYLTEYEQLTGGKALAIPHNGNLSNGMMFTETRVNGQPFDESYVKERIKWEPLYEITQIKGDGESHPFLSPNDEFADFENWDVGNLDLSALKTNDMLAGEYGRSALKLGLKIKNDVGTNPYKFGLIGSTDAHTSLATADDNNFYGKAVNVEGGKDRWEHVFIGSDQAEILTWETVASGYAAVWAHENTRASLFDAMMRKETYATTGPRMKVRFFGGYDFAAGDLEGDWVKNGYEKGVPMGGDLAKSDKAPNFIVQASMDPEGGSLDRIQIVKGWANPDGTLSEKVYEVVWAGDRQADANGAIPRLESTVNEADATWDNSSGASELKQVWQDPDFDPALEAFYYVRVLEIPTPRWTLYDKIRMGSELSDEVPLITQQRAYTSPIWYSPK; this is encoded by the coding sequence ATGAACAGACTGATTTGCTGTTTGATTTTCCTTTCGCTTCTGGGTTGCCAAAAGGACTCGAGCCCAAAATCTTCATCTTCCGATTCTCCTTCCCGTACCGAATCCGCTACTCCATCGGGATATCCCACGGAGGTCTATTTCGGCGACACCCACCTTCACACTGAGTATTCGATGGATGCAGGTGCATTTGGGAATACCCTGGGATTGGATGAAGCCTATCAATTTGCCAAGGGCCAGGAAGTCACCTCCTCCACAGGACTCAAAGCCAAACTGTCCCGACCCCTGGATTTCCTTGTCATTGCGGATCATTCAGACGGCATGGGCGTATATCAAGCCCTCGAAAAAGGCGATGATTGGGTCATGGGCACCAATCAGGGAAAACGATGGAACAAGCTTATCCAGGACGGAGATGGTCCTACCGCAGCGGTAGAATTGATCAAGGCATTCTCCCAAGGCGAAATGGAGTTCGACGTCAATCAACAAGAGTTGCAGGAAAGCGTTTGGGCAGAGATGGTCAATGCCGCCGAAACCTACAACGAGCCGGGGACATTCACCGCCTTCATCGGCTACGAATGGACCTCTCTCATCAAAGGCAACAACCTCCACCGCGTTGTCATCTATCGGGATGGGAAGGCAGAGGCCATCCAAAAGATTCCCGCCAATACCAATGCCAACGACACCCCCGATCCCGAATACCTGTGGAATTATCTTACAGAATATGAGCAATTGACGGGCGGAAAAGCACTCGCCATTCCCCACAATGGCAATTTGAGCAACGGGATGATGTTCACCGAAACCCGCGTCAATGGCCAGCCCTTCGATGAATCCTACGTCAAGGAACGCATCAAATGGGAGCCGCTCTACGAGATCACCCAGATCAAAGGAGATGGCGAATCGCACCCATTCCTGTCCCCCAATGATGAATTCGCAGACTTCGAAAACTGGGATGTAGGCAATCTGGACCTCAGCGCCCTGAAGACCAATGACATGCTCGCAGGCGAATACGGTAGATCAGCACTTAAACTCGGTCTGAAAATCAAAAACGACGTTGGGACCAATCCCTACAAATTTGGCCTGATCGGAAGCACCGACGCGCATACTTCCCTGGCCACGGCGGATGACAACAACTTCTACGGGAAAGCTGTGAATGTTGAAGGCGGCAAGGATCGCTGGGAGCACGTATTCATCGGGTCGGATCAAGCGGAAATCCTCACCTGGGAGACGGTCGCTTCTGGATATGCCGCAGTTTGGGCACATGAAAACACCCGAGCATCCCTATTCGATGCCATGATGCGCAAGGAAACGTATGCCACCACGGGTCCGAGAATGAAGGTCCGCTTCTTTGGGGGATATGATTTTGCAGCGGGAGATTTGGAGGGAGACTGGGTCAAGAATGGCTACGAAAAGGGCGTGCCAATGGGGGGAGATCTAGCGAAAAGTGACAAGGCTCCGAACTTTATCGTTCAGGCGAGTATGGACCCTGAAGGAGGGAGTCTCGATCGCATCCAAATTGTCAAAGGTTGGGCAAATCCGGATGGCACGCTTTCCGAAAAAGTCTATGAGGTGGTTTGGGCAGGCGACCGTCAGGCAGATGCCAATGGAGCCATTCCTCGTCTCGAAAGTACAGTCAATGAGGCTGACGCAACTTGGGATAATTCCAGCGGTGCTTCCGAGCTCAAGCAAGTCTGGCAAGACCCGGACTTCGACCCTGCTTTGGAGGCATTCTATTATGTACGGGTACTGGAGATTCCGACGCCTCGATGGACCCTGTACGACAAAATCCGAATGGGCTCCGAACTCAGCGACGAGGTCCCGCTCATCACCCAACAAAGGGCCTACACTTCGCCCATTTGGTATTCTCCCAAGTAA
- a CDS encoding peptidylprolyl isomerase, whose amino-acid sequence MILKIIQEPLVHFLAAGFLFFIAYAWLGNPESERQIRIDQYTLNEMVSKWHQQWDRDPSEAELKGLLDHHIKQEILSREAQALGLDQDDDIIRKRLAQKMEFIAENMFSHLSPSDEELLQFLEQHSERYQTDLRISFRQVCFRSDLRERPAEDAAASLNTGVLIGDSNPAKPSYQLATSSEIRKDLGADFTQSLEQLEVSNGWQGPIPSAFGEHLVLIEAKATPQAPDFESIRQRLTQDYVYALRQEYQQDLMRELLEKYEVVIDLPEIDYAYHE is encoded by the coding sequence ATGATCCTGAAAATCATCCAAGAACCCCTCGTCCACTTTCTGGCTGCGGGTTTCCTGTTCTTCATCGCCTACGCTTGGCTAGGGAATCCTGAGAGCGAGCGGCAAATCCGCATTGATCAGTACACGCTGAATGAGATGGTCTCCAAATGGCACCAGCAATGGGACCGAGACCCTTCAGAGGCAGAGCTCAAGGGCCTGCTCGACCATCATATCAAGCAGGAAATCCTCTCGCGAGAAGCTCAGGCTTTGGGATTGGACCAAGACGATGACATCATCCGTAAGCGACTCGCCCAGAAAATGGAGTTCATCGCGGAAAATATGTTCTCCCACCTTTCTCCCAGCGATGAAGAATTGCTGCAATTCTTGGAGCAACACAGTGAGCGGTACCAAACCGATTTGCGGATCAGTTTCCGGCAGGTTTGCTTTCGATCGGACCTGAGGGAAAGACCAGCAGAGGATGCGGCTGCCAGCTTGAATACAGGGGTCCTGATAGGCGACTCCAATCCGGCGAAACCCTCCTACCAGTTGGCTACTTCTTCGGAAATCCGCAAAGATCTTGGAGCAGATTTCACCCAATCGTTGGAACAGTTGGAGGTTTCCAATGGGTGGCAAGGTCCGATTCCATCGGCATTTGGCGAGCACCTCGTGCTGATCGAGGCCAAGGCAACCCCTCAAGCTCCAGATTTCGAAAGCATTCGGCAGCGACTTACACAAGATTATGTGTATGCGCTTCGACAGGAGTATCAGCAAGATCTGATGCGTGAATTACTGGAGAAATACGAAGTGGTGATTGATTTGCCGGAAATCGACTATGCGTACCATGAATAG